A region of Salvelinus alpinus chromosome 24, SLU_Salpinus.1, whole genome shotgun sequence DNA encodes the following proteins:
- the LOC139552331 gene encoding leucine zipper putative tumor suppressor 3-like codes for MRSVGTRTTQQNSLPRAPPPPPSTSTHRGRGLEDRSYSIERSSQQPPPLTHAKGTTADERSFATVEHSSSYYGSERPPPLCERAERERPPAHSNGNRQVSNGNRGVSNGNRAAAAVGNSERQVSNAVFLNGGGRRDGRDQRDGRDGGREVPRGAVSLDICGNNEVSLNNDRNSSQQLAQYKEAGASAAKLDNHNNPPNILPISGKLEKVQSNDGLVRPSAFKPVVPKSFHSMQNLVCPPQTGGEGRSAGGGAGGGGGPSVPGPLRDTDSSGSRGGGTRGGGGGGSRGGGQGSLSDSGRNSLTSLPTYAGSSSGYGPPPVLGPLSASTSHINRLGTTGALEKLDKSGGVSGNGGYQNGLSTSDSGRSSSGKSSSSYQRLSHLSDAPPSLRPSPSSDGVIQDLEDRLWEREQEVLHMRRNLDQSEAAIVQVFEEKQRVWEHQMDELRQNYASRLQQVTRRAQRSQSALQAQISRLSQDKRRLHEEMAALLAQREELERKCLDYRKEQADILPRLEETKWEVCQKAGEISLLKQQLRESQAEVTQRAGEMVALRGQLKEANAQLRDWEEAMLGLKDSYSTKSLELERCEGELQKTLTEVSQLRDKLGMFEAEVVGLKRALGELSVRDMAVEASGGGSREASRTRVGLPSPHSPPEGYAFSYPALPPPPVPPPDAILSLQSDEVQCQDAHHRQEAHMRQEAHQRQEAHLRQEAHQRQEAQLRQEIHQQRQEAHQQWEEAGDLRRQLEHLQGELRLERQQRERQALTFKKERHVWMDEKEHVLKYQAQLQLSYVETLQKNQALELRVGQLGSKLTSTNTTPSPTSPPPLSPIPLPAPVTPLPSLSLSPPPLAEDKKLPPALHQLAPPWPVLTRLERIESTEI; via the exons ATGCGGAGCGTGGGCACCCGCACCACCCAGCAGAACAGCCTGCCTCGtgcccccccaccacccccctccACTTCCACCCACAGGGGCAGGGGCTTGGAAGATAGGAGTTACAGCATCGAGAGGTCCTCTCAGCAACCTCCACCCCTGACCCATGCTAAGGGGACTACGGCTGACGAACGAAGCTTTGCCACGGTGGAGCACTCTTCTTCTTACTACGGCAGCGAGCGTCCTCCGCCGCTCTGcgagagagcagagcgagagaggccCCCCGCCCATAGCAATGGAAACAGACAAGTCTCCAATGGCAATAGGGGCGTTTCCAATGGGAACCGAGCAGCGGCAGCGGTGGGTAACAGTGAAAGGCAGGTGTCCAATGCAGTGTTTTTGAATGGAGGCGGGCGGCGTGATGGGCGGGACCAGAGGGATGGGCGTGATGGGGGGCGAGAAGTGCCGAGAGGGGCAGTGAGTTTGGACATTTGCGGGAACAACGAGGTCTCGCTGAACAATGATCGAAACAGTAGCCAACAACTAGCTCAGTACAAGGAGGCGGGGGCCAGCGCAGCCAAACTGGATAACCATAACAACCCCCCCAACATCCTCCCCATCTCTGGGAAGCTGGAGAAGGTTCAG AGCAACGATGGATTGGTCCGCCCCTCTGCCTTCAAGCCTGTAGTGCCCAAGAGCTTCCATTCCATGCAGAATCTGGTGTGCCCCCCCCAGACCGGAGGAGAGGGCCGCAGCGCTGGAGGAGGGGCTGGAGGTGGTGGGGGTCCCAGTGTACCaggacccctcagagacacagacagcTCTGGCAGCCGGGGTGGAGGTACCAGAGGCGGGGGAGGTGGTGGCAGCAGGGGTGGAGGTCAGGGGAGCCTCTCCGACTCAGGGAGGAACTCTCTAACCAGCCTGCCCACCTACGCTGGCTCCAGCTCAGGCTACGGGCCCCCGCCTGTCCTTGGGCCCCTGAGCGCCTCCACCAGCCACATAAACCGCCTGGGGACCACAGGGGCCCTGGAGAAGTTGGACAAGTCTGGTGGCGTTAGCGGTAATGGTGGATACCAGAACGGACTGAGCACCTCGGATAGTGGTCGCTCCTCCTCTGGGAAGAGCTCCTCGTCCTATCAGAGGCTCAGCCACCTGAGTGACGCCCCCCCGTCCCTCCGCCCCTCGCCCTCCTCCGATGGCGTCATCCAGGACCTGGAGGATCGGCtatgggagagagagcaagag GTGCTCCACATGCGCCGTAACCTGGACCAGAGTGAGGCGGCCATCGTCCAGGTGTTTGAGGAGAAGCAGCGCGTATGGGAGCACCAGATGGACGAGCTGCGGCAGAATTATGCCTCACGCCTGCAGCAG GTGACGCGTCGCGCCCAGCGCTCCCAGAGTGCCTTGCAGGCCCAGATCAGCCGTCTGTCGCAGGACAAGCGACGCCTGCACGAGGAGATGGCTGCGCTGCTGGCCCAGAGAGAGGAGCTGGAGAGGAAGTGCCTGGACTACAGGAAGGAACAGGCTGACATCCTGCCACGCCTGGAGGAGACCAAatgggag GTGTGTCAGAAGGCAGGGGAGATCTCCCTGCTGAAGCAGCAGCTGAGGGAGAGCCAGGCGGAGGTGACCCAGCGGGCGGGGGAGATGGTGGCCCTGCGGGGCCAGCTGAAGGAGGCCAACGCCCAGTTGAGGGACTGGGAAGAGGCCATGTTGGGCCTCAAGGACTCCTACAGCACCAAGAGCCTGGAGCTGGAGCGCTGCGAGGGGGAGCTGCAGAAGACGCTGACCGAG GTCTCTCAGCTGAGGGACAAGCTGGGAATGTTTGAGGCTGAGGTGGTAGGGCTGAAGCGGGCCCTGGGTGAGCTCAGTGTGAGGGATATGGCTGTCGAGGCTAGTggtggagggagcagggaagcaTCCAGGACCAGAGTGGGGCTTCCCTCGCCACACAGCCCACCTGAAGGCTACGCCTTCTCCTACCCGGCCCTGCCTCCACCTCCCGTACCCCCCCCAGATGCCATACTGAGTTTGCAGAGCGATGAGGTTCAGTGCCAGGATGCCCACCATCGCCAGGAGGCTCACATGCGTCAGGAAGCCCACCAGCGTCAGGAGGCTCACTTGCGTCAGGAAGCTCATCAGCGTCAAGAGGCCCAACTGCGGCAGGAAATCCACCAGCAGCGCCAGGAGGCCCACCAGCAGTGGGAGGAGGCAGGGGACCTGCGCCGGCAGCTGGAGCACCTCCAAGGCGAGCTGCGTCTGGAGCGACAGCAGCGTGAGCGACAGGCACTCACCTTCAAGAAGGAGCGCCATGTGTGGATGGACGAGAAGGAGCATGTGCTCAAGTACCAGGCCCAGCTGCAGCTCAGCTATGTGGAGACCCTGCAGAAGAACCAGGCCCTGGAGCTCCGCGTGGGCCAGCTGGGCTCCAAGCTCACCTCCACCAACACCACCCCCTCGCCCACCTCACCACCCCCACTGTCCCCCATCCCCCTGCCTGCCCCCGTCACTcccctaccctccctctctctctccccacctccccttGCTGAGGACAAGAAGCTCCCTCCCGCCCTCCaccagctggcccctccctggccGGTACTCACCCGtctggagaggatagaatcaacAGAGATCTAG